The following nucleotide sequence is from Channa argus isolate prfri chromosome 9, Channa argus male v1.0, whole genome shotgun sequence.
AGTACTGGTTTTCTATTGGGATTAGTATTAGGTAACGGGTGTTACCTTTTTGTTGCGTTGTATTAAAATTACATGAAATGTATGAAATCCTTTTACAAAGCAATGGTATATATGCAGATGTTTGAGGCTTTCAAAAGTAGTTTTTGGCACCCAAATAGAAAGTGGTGCCTTTAAAGCCTCCTGCATAATCTGTTGACCCTatttaaatgacaacaaattTTATCTTTTAGACTTGCAGCTAATGATTTTCTTCCTTGATTAACTTAGGtcatttattatcttttaaaatgttgagtAATAGTAAAAGAATCCTCATCATATGCTGTATTTGGTCTGTAAGACCAAAGATGAAGTTCATTTGTAAATTCTCACACAAACTGGAACAAggacacgttttttttttctcagaacaATAAAGGTAATAAAAAGATTTAAGGGACACATCACTGATGTACTGTGCAGCACTTTGATAACAGTGAAGGCCTTAGCCCAAAGACagaatttaaaactgaaaggttttttgttttaacactcATTTCTCACACTCAATAATGCTtccaacatttttccaggctcTGTAaacatatgttaaagctctaacATTGTCAGTTTCATATAGTATGAACTAAAGTATTTGGTGTCGATTTTGTAAAAGTCAACTGTTTAACAGGCTTTATTACCATTACATAGCCACATAGATCAACCCTCAGTTCTGATCAGTTATTGCTACAGTAGTCTGGGGATTATAAACTACAAAGACAACGAGTCAAAGAAAGTACTATTGTCACGCAGAAAAATAGTAGTATTAGTGaataatagtagtagtaaaagTAGCATTGGTGTAAGTATTCCAGtctgaaaaatttaaattaaaaagaatcaTTACatggtaataataatagtttaataAAGAATGAGGTACAGATGCCATGAAACCAAATTATAAGTAAATTAGGATATAAATGTGATGGCATCCTACttgatttcatttgaaaacattcTTTAAACCACCTTCAACACAAATCCAAGAGTTACATCATACTTAGGGAAATTATTGCATGAGGTAGTGATTGCTACACTCAAAGTAAGATgatgaaaaaaagcaaaacttcCCAAACTAGTGCACAATGTATAAAGCatgaatataaattaataaatgtacaatCATACATTTTGATtaacatgtaaaacatgtaaCAAACTTGTGCGTTGATGACCATCATTCTTGACTGTGTGTTGactacagttaaaaaaaaaaatgtttccccccccccctctttctTTATACCCTGAGGAAATTTGAAACTTAAAGAAAAGTGCACACTTCCAACAGGGCTGACAGGCTGAAGGTGCTAGAAAAAAGGTTTTGGCATGTTTGGTTAAGGAGACAACATGGAGTGATTTAGACATTATGAGAAGGGGGCAAATTAGTGCCCAGTGTGAATTCCTCTTTCAGTCCACTGCTGATGGAAAGCTGCCCACAGTGAATCTTAGGACTCTGCAGCCTGTTTAGCCATTGCCTTCTTATCCTGCTTATACCTATTAGGGTgtaaaaaggacagaaaaccaCATTGTTAGGataaaaaaatttcaaaaacacatttacagtggctcaagtaacacacacacacacacacacacacacaaacacacacaattttgaCCACGCTGCATGCATTTATtggaatgtgtgtatttttaagaaTAAACAGTAGTCACATAATTTAATGAGGGAATCATCTTAATCTCTAATTTGTGTTACAAGGTGTGCCAAGAAACATTTTGATTATGTCTCAGGTTAAATGTGTGGACTACATTCCACATTACCCTGACCTGTATTACCCGTTTTAGTCAAATGTTAGCAAGCTGGTTTTGTTAGTTGTTTTCTTAGAGAGGATGTACCTGAGCTAAGTATTTGGTAATTAATTGTTTCTTTGAAAAAGCCCGTTTGTTTAATGCAACCTGATTTGACTAAGTGGTGCAGATATCTTCGTAAACACCAAGTCTaagctctgaaaaagcaggtgCAACTGGCTCTGTGACTATAACTTTGTTTGAAAAAGATCATGTACATTCTCTTACAAACTAGTTGGTTAGTCAACAGTGAGTTTATGTGACACTTTTGCATTTCAGTCAGTGGGTTTTCCTCCTTaagacaaatgtttaaactcactttcctgtgtttgttttctctccgtaaaaatgtaacattggtAAACCAAGCGCACATGAAAACTCCTGTATGTTGTACATGCACAACTCTCTATGCAGCTGCTGGAATGTACTTAGGTAAACATTTCATTGTTGCTGTGTTCATTACTTATTTTATAATCAAAAACGAGAAAGGAATAAACCTAACAAGAAGCAACTATAGGCACTTGTCTCCTTATTATAGTCGTGTTATGATTTGATCATCGAAGCAGTTCTAACATTCAGTAGGTAGAAGTAACTGACTGGTCAGTTTTGGTACTTTGCCATACAATCACAACAAACCTCCAGATCCTGTAGAGCTGGGACCCTCCTGCACAGCCTAGGAAGAAATTGACAGCAAACAGGTTCCAGTTCCTTGGGTAGATAACCAATGAGTATCTAGACCAGATCAGCCCTGGTGATGAGATGAGGGACAACAGTAAAAGAGCAGGTTATGCAAACTAATAGTAAACCAGGTGTTATTCATGAGATCAAAGTCTGTgttttgacaaaagaaaaacagataagATTTGGTTAAAGCTACATATTGCAAAAGCTGACACATAGTCAACCTTTAGCACAGATTCCTTCTCAGCactgagcttaaaaaaaaaaagatcaataatTCAAAGCAAACCAAAATACACAGCCAAATATTCTAAAAACTTTACAGCATTTCTCACATGTATGTTAgttacttaaaatacaaaatatcaagGGAATGCAACATAACAAGGTAAAAAGATATCCTCTACATTATTTTCTACTGTAACATTTTCCGTCACAGGTTGTATTTCCCTACATCACACATTTGCCGTattcacactgaaacacaatgATGAATCTAATTAAAATCTCATCCCACCTGTGGCTGTCAAGACTGCAGACTGGGAGGTACTGAGTTTATCTGCTGGTCGAGTCATATCAGCCAAGCCAGCAACAACCAGACCCTGCAGAGAAAACATACTTTGGTTagtaaacaaaagcagaaaaacacatctgATACACAGaacagtatttattatttttttgtttattggaGAAATGGGATGActattaaaagtattaaaattacTGATTCAAACAGTGACTCAAACACAGATATCTGGACCTTATGAAGAATGTTTTacacaagacactgaacccctaacagcccattcccatacccagctgtgcagtgccagtacAAGCCagctagaaattggggagggttgcgtcaggaagggtatccggtgaaaaaaactgtgctaaatcaacatgcggacaatgatccgctgtggtgaccctgaactcacgggataaggacaaaataaataaataaataaatcaagggGAAGATAACCTATATAACCAATGTAATTTGTCATTATATTGCTATAACTTACCCACTTAAACATTGGGGCCCAGAAGAAAACGGTCTTCGGACCTagaatgaaaaccaaaaaaaaggaaatctgaATCTAATAGCAGCACCCATTCCTAACAAATACATGTGTATATGTAATCTGTTAAAATCAGTTATTacacaatattattattattagttatttttttccttaagtCCCACTCAACTcagaaatatgcttttttcagattttactttactgagttgttctgttttctgcttggaattattttttaacacaGTTCAACACTGCAGGAGAATTTGTGAGCTCAACTTCACACTTTAAAACCCACATGCACAAGCATGATTTGTGACATCTAATAACAACAAAATCCTTTCTCATTGTATGTGTGCTGAAAGACACAATGAGAAAGGATTTTGTGTTAAAGGAGGAGACATCATACTGTGAGCAGATAGCTTTGAAAATgaacaatatttacacagtaaaaagaaattatatttcaatgagaagagaaaagggTGACgtgatttcaaatatttttcacaagTTACATGGATTTtgcagaaaaaccaaaaaaaacagtttatagCCTAATCTGTCTTAATTCATGACTGATAGGAATTTTCGATTAGTCTTTCTTGGGCtgaggctttttaaaatgtttggatAGATTAGACAGAAACCCAGAGACAGTATCTGTGTAACAGTCACCTGGGATACCTCAGCACGTCCAGGCTGCTGGAAGAAGTCTCACATGAGATTAATTGGCACAGTGATGGAAAAATTGGAGCAGTGATAAAAAGCTTTTGGTCCGAAATCTGTTCCCTACAGATGCTGCTGGCTAAACAAAAAGTGGGACGTCCGTCGCAGCAAATCATCTTTGAGGGAGTTGGCTTTTGTCAACACCTCTTTATACTTGGTCAGTAAGTTGTCCTTGTGGCACTTTTGCACGGACAAATCAAAGAACAGACTGTTCTTGGTGACACCTTCATTTCAGTAACCTCTAGTTATTATCAAAGTGAGCTCAACGGTGTGGTGTGCAAGCTGTACTTACAATCTCTGTTTTACTTACACctaacaaaaataatgaagcCTAATGCTATAAATTGTTGGTTTCATTAAGATTAGCATGTTCTAAAGAGATGTTTCTTCGACAATTttctactgtatttacattacCCTCATTTTTATAAACTGGCTTGACAAAACACACTTCCATGAAGCTAGGCTTTATTGTGTGCCTGCTGTATTATTACTTCAGTGCTGATCATTGTTTCACAAAATGTAGCAAATTATTGATTGTTTAAATCAGGATTAAAGccaaataataatttatcatAAGATTTATTTGATCTTACTtagttttaattagaaaaatatagACATTTGAGACAGTCAGTGGGCTTTGTGTCCATATAATATGCAACTGCCTTTGATGTGCAATAGGttaaataaaattgcaaatttaaatgataaacacaTTAATGGCTAAACATAGCGGTTAGTTGCAGTCCAATTAGAACGAATACATGATCAAAACACAGATACATAATGATTTGTACTGGTAACTAATATGATTAATAATCCAGTATTATTTACCGTTATTACTTACCGTTTCGAAAAACATACTGTTGTGACTGAAAACCTGCCTCATCTCTCCACTTATCTCTTTACTGTACCCAGACCCAGCTGGGTCTTATTGCTACGAACGTTCCCTGCCATACATCCAGCTCTCCTTCAGAGACGGAGCGGTTTACCTCCAGTTATCACTGCGGATCG
It contains:
- the mpc2b gene encoding mitochondrial pyruvate carrier 2b, yielding MAALRASYHRILDRVELMLPGKLRPLYNHPAGPKTVFFWAPMFKWGLVVAGLADMTRPADKLSTSQSAVLTATGLIWSRYSLVIYPRNWNLFAVNFFLGCAGGSQLYRIWRYKQDKKAMAKQAAES